CTCTCTGTCTCCTTTCACTCCATGCTCATGTATTTCATGGCTTCAACTTGCAGGGATCCCTCAAGAAGTTGAACTCGACACCATGCGGCTACACGGCAACGCTCAGGGTGCAGCTCAGAAGACCCCTCTCGGTGGTAGTGAACAAGGCGGCTTCTGCCCCTGCCCCTGCGGCGGGGGCTTCGAGCGTGCGGTTCAGGCTTGACAACCTGGGCCCGCAACCGGGTTCGAGGAAGAAGGCGAAGAGAAAGGGAAGAGGCATATCGGCAGGGCAAGGTGCAAGCTGTGGTTTTGGGATGAGGGGTCAGAAGTCACGGTCTGGCCCCGGCGTCAGGAAGGGTTTCGAGGGTGGTCAGATGCCCCTTTACCGTCGAATCCCCAAACTTCGAGGAATTGCTGGCGGTATGCTattatgtttaaaatataaaagctttatgttttatttctacaGAATAGGGGCTTCTAGATTGGATTTCATTAGATTATGACCTGAACCTCAGAGAGATGTTCAAGGCAATTTTGTCATTTCTGCAATGCAATTATTGCAACTTAGATGAGGGCTACAAGAAACAGTAAATTATGATTGCCATGTATAGCTTAGTCGGTTTTTTTCATTGCATCTATTGCATGGTGAGCTTTGATCCAACATGGTAACTAAACAATAGAGAAAAGTATTAATGTATCACTACTAGATAGAGTGTAATGCTAGATTGTTCACTTCTGTTGGTAGACCAATAATCTGGTGGTTGGTCTTCGCCTAACAAGGAAGGTTATTTCCGGTGATGTGCTGCATGGAGTTTTTCTTTCTAGCTGAAAATAAAATCCCAGTTAAGACTTAAGAGAACTGCTATATACTGGTttcatatgcactgtttatgtCTAGCTGTGTGGTTCTACCTTCATGGCTCATAACCTTTTGTGGAGTTGGCCATACTGCGCCTGGTTCCTACAACCGGATCATGATTTAATCAGCGCTATCATGATGTTATCGTATCTAATAAGGGAAGCAAGTATTCTTGCAAAAGATAATTTGCATGTGCATGTATCTCTTCCGGAACCATTTTTTGATGCCCCTTTTctcccttctcttctcttttgatAAGGTATGCGTGCTGGGCTACCAAAATATGTCCATGTAAATCTGAGGGACATAGAGGATGCTAGATTTAAGGATGGTGAAGAGGTGTCTCTTGAAACTCTAAAGGAGAAGGGTGTGATTAATCCATCAGGAAGAGAAAGGAAACTTCCTTTGAAGGTACAGATCATGTATTGATTCAATTGCATATAAATCATGTGGCATATTTTTCTCTTACTTTCCCTTCTTGATGATTATTTTTGTAATGAGTTAGGGTATTAGGATATATGATCTTGAACAGCAAATGAGGATGCCACATTTTCTTAGCACAATCTACCATAAAAGAACTATACCATTTTCATGCTTAGAGTAAATTTCCTTGAAATTCCCAGATGTTCTTGGATCAGACTCATGTTTAATGGATTTGTCTATAAAGTCAAATTTTAAATGACATTTTAGTGGACATGTCAATGACCTGAAACTCTAAATATGAAATATCCTTCCCCTATCCAAATCTATCTTTGATAGGAGACCAAACACTTGAAAAAGATTGATATTGAAATAATGAGATCTAATGACATTTCTGTCACTGCACAGTGAATTATTAAAGGATCATTTTCTACAGAAGGCAACAAAATTTGGGTGAACCAACTGTATTTTCACATTGACATTgctttcaataatattttgaagAAGCCATTTGAAATAACTCTAGTAATTAACTTCTATTCTTCTGAAAGCATATTGGCTAGTGTTTAGGGACTGAAACTATAGCACATGGAGCACCATGCATTTGTTGATTAAATTCTAGCGTATTCATATCTGTAATATGCAAATGCTTTTCTGGTTTCCCAAGAAGCACACCTTTGCAACAAGTGTATTTAAGAAAGCCTTTGCTTCGAGTTAATGATGCAGTGAATTTAACTTCTTATGGTCCAGAATCTTGTTTTGACTTTTGATAGATCAACAACCTGTACAAAGTATCTGAGATAGAGATTacgaaagaagaaagaaaataatgtgTTGCAAACTTGTGCTTTTGTTTCAGATTTTAGGTGAAGGAGAGCTTAGTAAGAAGTTGACATTTAAAGCCCGTGCTTTTTCAACATCCGCAAAGGAGAAACTAGAGAGTGCTGGTTGTTCCCTCACTGTGCTTCCTGGCCGTAAGAAATGGGTTAAGCCATCTGTTGCTAAAAACCTTGCGCGTGCTGAAGAATACTTCGCCAAGAAGCGAGCTGCTGCAGCTGCATCTGAACCAGCTTCCGCATGAAGT
The Arachis duranensis cultivar V14167 chromosome 5, aradu.V14167.gnm2.J7QH, whole genome shotgun sequence genome window above contains:
- the LOC107491293 gene encoding 50S ribosomal protein L15, chloroplastic; this translates as MAVSASLIPVSSTTTTSLTFGTRKPPAFPSLACPFKGSLKKLNSTPCGYTATLRVQLRRPLSVVVNKAASAPAPAAGASSVRFRLDNLGPQPGSRKKAKRKGRGISAGQGASCGFGMRGQKSRSGPGVRKGFEGGQMPLYRRIPKLRGIAGGMRAGLPKYVHVNLRDIEDARFKDGEEVSLETLKEKGVINPSGRERKLPLKILGEGELSKKLTFKARAFSTSAKEKLESAGCSLTVLPGRKKWVKPSVAKNLARAEEYFAKKRAAAAASEPASA